CTCACTTAAGACATGAAAAATATACTCCATATACGAGATGCATCCGAGCACAAGGCCAGATGTTGTACTGCATAATTTTACGCACAGCTGTTGATATTGCCTAAATTTTCAAACTCATCTTGTAGCAGTCATTCGCAAATTAAAGGAACATGCACGTGCATCTTTAGTCTGTTCATATTTATTAGTCTTTCTGCCTCCGTATTTATGTCGTTTCATGCATGCACATGTATGCATGATGaggaaaaaatgctaaacataaaaaaatattaaataacttttttttttctctaaatatgggataaaactactttttttcatttgtattaaatgaaCTACTGTGATgttcatgtttacattttgtgaGTTTGATATTTTATCTAATACTTTGTGGGcaagaaaacataaaatgactCAGTGGGCCACGAAAACATAAACCTTTAATgctaatatttctgtaatattcaAGTATAGTGGTAAGAATCACTCACTTTTGTGAttacaatgagaaaaaaacctCATGCAAGGaccaaaaaaaaggtattttatttaaagtagtaCCTTTTCTCACTAAATATGggttaaaacattttcattttaggattAGAGAAtaatttggaaaaaatatttttataaactcaAATATTTAGACATGATGTGAGCAAAAAGTGCTGCGCGTGGGAAACGATCACGGCATACACCtataatgctaatatttcaGTAGATTATGTTTAAACGATTCTTGTGCAGTTTGCATTTCTAATGAGAAAAATAACACCATGCATACATTACCAAAGAAACTATTACATATGAAGGACAAAAAGagcatggaccacaaaaccagtaataggtatatttgtagcaatagccaatagggtcaaaatgattaagatattaagtaaagatcctttttaatgttcaaaatatcCACATTGACTAGCATTAAAATATCTCAACTTTATTATGATCAGTAATATGCAACGCTAGGGACTTGATTTGTACTACTTTAAACGTGCTGATGTTCTGCACCCTGAAAATCCAGGTTTTCAAACAGATGCATCTCGGCCGAAAGTGTTCCCTGCAAACCGTACATCAACGGAAAGCTCGTTTATTCGGCTTTTTTTTAGGTTATGCATGATTTCGAGTTGCACAACGCGATCGGTTTCGATGCGGCTTCCATCGTTAAAATGCGTGCACTAAATGTTTTACGCGAGCCAGGCGACGCGTGCGTGCAAACGCCGTGTGGACGCGCTTGAGGGCCAAACGATGGAAAAACGCACACGTTTGACGTGAACGGTCACACCGGCGCCGCGTTAAAGGCACGCGTTTGCTGGTTTTCGCAGTCGTTCGCCGTTAGCTTCGCGTTCTCCGGGTGAACGCCGGCCTTCCGCATTTTCCTGCGGCTCTGCGCAGTGACGTGTCGCGCTGACGGCGGCTCGCGCTGTGGCGGAGCAGCGGGCTGCGGCGCGTCTGTCTGCGGAGCTCCGCCCTCCCTGCGCACTCCGCGGCCCGCCCAGCGTCCGCTAACTCCCGCTCCAGCCCTGCCCGAGTCTGGGGGAATCCGACggcctgcctgcctgcccgGGGAAAAATCTGGAGGCCGCCCCGCGCGTCGATCAACGGTAAGCGCGCGCCGAAACCGACGAACCGGGCCGCGCGGGGTGCATCCCGCCCGGGCGTTGCGCACGCGTGCCGGGCTCACGCGCGGTTCTTGCGCGTTTTGTTGCATTATGTCGCGCGTCGCGGCTAGAGACGCGAGGCCTCGGATTGGCCGCCGGGCCCCGGGCCTTACGCAGGCCGCGCTCGGGCCTGAAGCGCCGGGGGTGGGTTATTGTTTATAAATGCCCCTGTATGCACGCGACACCAAACGCCCCTTTGTTTTTAAGGCGAAGCTCGCGCGTATGCACGCGTGGGAATCAAACGCGCGACGCGTTGTGGCTCAAAATGGCGCGCGCGGGGCCAGGCAGGTTTTGTTTTCAGCGCAAGGGGGGAAATTATGGTCGCGAGACGCCATGATTATGTCCGGTCTCAGGTGCTGAAAGGCGAAGGAAACGTTGAGCGCGCTGGGGGTGGGAGGCACGCGTGCACGCGTTCTTCTCAAATGCACGAAGCGTCGAGTGTTTTCTGACGTGCACGAAGCGTTTGGCGTGTTTTGCGTTGAGTTTAAAGACGCGTTGCATCGTTTTGTGAAACGCACGACCGTTTATTGGCGCTCGCGTTTCGCTTCGAGTCGCCTTGCTTGTCGCAGTCATTTGCAAATTAAAGGGACATGCACGTCCGTCAGTGATCTGTTCTTATTTATTGGTGTCATATTCCTGTCTGTTTGCATGCACGCCTGTCTGCCTTGTTTGTTCAAACCCGTTGTGTGTTTACATTGTGGCAGCTACTTCTTGAAGCCTGTCACACTGTGtttacttctctctctctctgctgttaACACATGTCTTACTCTTTTTGTCATAAATGGTCTCTAGCagacattttgaatgaattatgtgtgtgttgtgttagtTGTGCCGTGGCCAATGAAGAATAAAGACGATGGATGAGGAGGTGACAAGGCTTGCTCTCCGGTCCCAAGAGCCAAAGATTATACTGCATGGCTCAGGTAATAAAGACACCGATCAGTGTTTGATcactcatgtgtgtgtgtgtggagcactTAATGGCAATGTTGGGTTATTCTAATTTTAGCCAGCATTTGATCGGACCAAACAGTGTTTTTGATCTCAGATGAGAAAGAATGTGAAgttagaatttatattttttataacgaaacattttgtgaattttcaGGAGTGTGAATacatataatcattttttataatgtttaattatacaCACAGCATATGTGGCATctgaatatgaataattatacaataacaaatatctaaaataacgtgtgtgtgtatatatatatatatatatatatatatatatatatatatatatatatatatatatatatatatatatatatatatatatatatataacaatcaTCACGTAAAGtgcttgtaatatttaattatatttgaaatgcataattattaattaatgaataattgcatccaaaaataagTTTGCTTaatttgtgtatattatgtgtatatataaatacaaacacatgcatgtatacatttaagacaAATTTAGTGTGAgtgtttaaacttttaaaaatatttatactgtatgtgtgactatatatacataatacacactgtacacatggatcatgcaaacaaacatttattttcatttattattattatgtaaatatacataacaaaaatcTGTATgatcaaaaactattttacacacacaaatatgaaatGGCATAATGTGATtagaaaaatctattttttgtatttaatttataataaaaaaatgatgtatataaatgtacattcataattaacattgcttatttatatttagtgtatatTCGTAAGCAATTgcgttttgttttagttattaatatatttttaaaagtactttcattttaattataataatgaatataattatatacattctaaagtataattatattaaaatataagtatgtttattgtatgtaatgtattcatatttaattatgcattatataacatttataaattattattattattataataagaagaatattACCATTAtgtgtgctttttattgttgtcagtttttttccctattaaagggatactccaccccaaaatgtaaaaagtcgTCATTGATCATGTACCCTGTTGTGTCGATTTTCGCTATTGATCATGTTCCGTGAAGATGTTGTTGATTTCCTaccaaaaatatatcaaaacgaaATGTTTGATTAGTAATGTGCGTCGCTAAGAACTTCTTTTGGACAACTTTGAAGGCAGTTTAGATTTCTCTGCCGCCCCGGATGCGGTCAGATATCGTCCGACCCTAATAAAGCTGTAGTTGTGCGTGTTGTGGCAGATGAAGGAGGTGCaggggaggaagaggaggaggaggaggaggagtatgTGGTGGAGCTGCAGGAGACGGTGCTGGTGTCGGAGGTGGAGGGAGAGGCCGCGTCTGTCCAGGGCTTCTCCTCCGACGAGCTCGTCATCCAGGACGCCGTGGAGGACGTGGTCGCAGAGTACGTGCACTGCGACGACGACGAGGGCGTTGCCGTGGAGACCTGCGTGATGTCACTGGAGGgcgaggaggaagaggaggacggCGTTGCCATGGCAGAGATGACGGAGGACGTTCTGGTGACGGAGGGAAGGGACCCTGAACACGACTCGGACGGCTGCGGAGATTACCTCATGATCTCCTGTAATTCACCCAAACGTTATTCTTTCTTTGCTCGAGTAATTCAAGCACGTTccagttagttgccaaggcTGCTTTTTTTCAACGTTTTCAAACGTTTGCTTGTTTGCAAACTTACCAACGCCTTAAATGAgcaatttttccatttataacAATTCGTCcttattactttttacagtatCACGCGATGTAATAtgctaacactttacagtaaggttcattagttaacataaactacttttttattGACAAGTTGTTTGTTAACATTCGCTAATGCGCTAACATGGACTAACAGTGAACCACTGGATTTTCTACAACGATGAATATATTCTGTGAATGTAATGTTCGTGTTTGTTAATTTACTAACTAATGTGAACAAATGAaacctttattgtaaagtgttacctataatattttagaacatttagtttttttagtactTCAATTTATTATCAGTCAGAGGCCAAAGCAGCATTTTCTTTTcgtttttcatttaatgcttcttttttgttgcatttttctttacatatttctcttagattttttatgtaaaaaaccccccaaaacattgtgcttttgctattatattatttgtagtgaagctgttttaaattatatatatatatatatatatatatatatatatatatatatatatatatatatatatatatatatatatatatatatatatatttttttttttataaattatatatatatatttttataaattgtgtttttgctaattccttttagctttgtttcagtttttgtcATCTGTTTCATTTTATTCCTTAAGTTTcccaaatacatttaatttttctaaaaaaattcacaattttaaaaaaacaacaacttttgttTAGTCATGTGGTTTTGTCTCATTTATTTGTAAGTTCaaagttgtttgtttattaaattggctgtttgtttattcatttaaatattcatttattatccatttatttttgtcagaaTAGTTTGAACAACATTTTCAACTTGGACTGAATTATTCAAAGATAggcaataacttttttttatttatttaccaagtaatattttatgtaatattacagttctttttgtttttatcatcatcatcatcatcatcataaaaacGGTTCTGATCGAAGCTCTGTTCTTCCCGCTCTAGTGGGACGACGCGGGTAAGATGGTGTCTGGAGACGGAGAGGAGGTGACGGTCGAGGGAGCGATAGATGATCAGGAGGTGGAGAAGGACGAGGACGGACAGGAAGTCATCAAAGTTTACATCTTTAAAGCAGACTCTGGAGAAGACGATCTTGGTGAGTGAACAACAGACCTGAGCCGGTGCTACTTCAGTGTTATTCCTATACAATTCAATCTTgaattggtttttatttttaagctttaaaatttttttttttgtcagttattAGCTTTTAGAATgtcatatatttcattttttatatatatgtatatatatatatatatatgtatatatatgtgtgtgtgtgtgtatatatatatgtgtgtgtgtgtgtgtgtatatatatatatgtgtgtgtatatatatatatgtgtgtgtgtatatatatatgtgtgtgtatgtgtatatatatgtgtgtgtatatgtgtatatatatatgtgtgtatatgtgtgtatatatatatatgtatatatatatatatatatgtgtatatgtatatatatgtgtatatgtatatgtatatgtgtatatatatatatatgtatgtatgtatatgtgtatatatgtatgtgtatgtatatatatgtatgtgtatgtatatatatgtatgtgtatatatgtattgtatttttttatatatgtgtatatatgtattgtatttttatatatatatatatatatatattagttatgagctttttgtcctttttaatattttatgtattattcaatattttaatattctgcaATATCCCAATgttctatttagctttaatttattacagATTAAGTTctattaattgtaaaattaagGTAATTTCAAAATGAGTTGCCAGCACAAAATTTCTTGTTTCATTGCAATAGATCATTTTAGTTGTTAGTGTTGCTATTGTTAACTTAAACTGTGTTGGACCTATTGATTGAAACCTTCAGTTCAATGATTTCTGAGAAATTGAAAGTCAAACTGCATATTTCTTGGACATTTGCCACAACTTTAGTTCTGATGCGTCACGATAGTGGAGATGTAGCCCAGTGTCTTTCATATTTAGAGGTTACTTTTTCAATTTTGCTTCGGGGCAAgttaaaaatatctcaaaaacGGCAACGGAAAccgttttttttgtgttgtcgATGCCGTCTGTTAGCTGAAGAGCATGAGGTGAGTCTCCGGTCCAGTGATAGGACGGGGTGTTTGTGTGCAGGAGAGACGGTGGATCTCGGGGAGAGCGAGGCGGTGACTCTGGCTGAGCCCGTGGTCCGGCCGCTGAGAGAGAAGATGGTCTACATGTCTGTGGGAGACGCTCATCACACGCAGACCGATGGTGAGAAACCCTTCAATACACGGAGCGGCACGGCTATTAGCTTTATtctcaaagtgtgtgtgtgtgttgttttttacatgcatgcatgcatacaaacatatccaacattttaaattatacttaacaataaataataatgtgtgtgaatcgaacaaaagatttttgtgcattatttactaataaaaaaaataataaaaataataaataaatatatattatactaattaatatatatatatatatatatatatatatatatatatatatatatatatattatactaattaatttttatttttatttatttaacgcttactgatataatgtaataaaatattccaGTCGATTTCCATCAGAAGTATCTTCAGTGTTGATGTGATTCACGCTGATAGACATTTAGTTTTTGCTCAAAGCCCTTGTCAAATTATGTAACTTTAATGGAAGACGTCCAACCGGCTCCATAACCACTGAAGACGTCAAGAAAGGCGTCTTTCTTAATGCCCGACTCCTTTTGCTTCCACTTTCGAAAATAGTTATTATTGTctcatgtgatttatttatttatttatttttaagatgcaGAATGCAAGAACCTGTGACTTGAAGCATCGAAGCGCCATGAGACGCGTTACCGCTAGTGTGGATGCCGTTGTTAGCGTCAGATGCCGTTTATCTGTTGTTCATGTGCGCAGGAGGATCGAAGCTCTCGGACGAGGTGTACATGGAGGTGGTGGTCGGAGGAGAGGAGCCGGTTCCTCACGACAGGCCGTATGACAGCACCGCCCTCAGCAAGGACTTCATGCCCGTGGCGTGGGCCGCTGCTTACGGTCAGCATTTCCGGATCGAGCAGCATTGCTAGCTACAAAGCGCTCTGCATGCGTTAGGGCTGTCGAAACGGCACAGGGTTTTGATCAAACCGAATTGTTTTCGCTTCTCTCCTGAAGCCACAAAAGGGCGCAAATATTatgcatgtttctttaaagCGTTAAAAAAACAcgacacaaaataatgtttcgaatctgtatatatatatatatatatatatatatatatatatatatatatatatatatatatatatatatatatataaaaataatactgtttaagCATTTTGGAAATTGAGgtttataataaatgtgctTTCCATTGATGGTTTGTTAGATAGGACAGTATTTGTTGGAGATAAGATTACtcgaaaatctggaatctgagagtgcaaaatattaatagttatcCAATGCACATTGctaagtaaaaattaaattttgctatattcatggaacatgaACAATGATTTTTCGAAAATTATGGTTTTGACCCATGCAGTGTATACCTGTGCTATatatatgactggttttgtgctccaatGTAACGCATTGAGTGctttaaatggcaaaataatcATATGGATTTGGACGATGCTTCTAATGAAAATGATCTCTAATAATACATCTGAGCAGGAGCGGACGAGGGCTGTGAGAACCGAACGAGCGGCGCAGCGCGGCGTTACACATTGACGCAGTCGGATGCACTGGACAAACTCAACCGCAACACGGCAAGAACAAGAGACGAGCTGAACCCGACAGGTCCAAACAGGTACCGGAGGGTTTTTTTGAAAGTGCTAAGCTTTACGTGGGATGTTTGTAGCGCTATGCGTCATGCTGGAGGACCATTTCAAATGAActagtgaaataaaatgaattaaggGTGGTggaaaaaagcacaaacatgcattttttacaaatatgctaatataatttttttttaccttgaaaacaaaaatcttttttaattttcaaatatttttatgaatgtaataatttgtatatgttaaattgtttaacatttaagttTGTTGTAcccagtatttatttattttatttttttgtactttaatttttaattgatcCTTTATCTGctgtattttattgtactttttttgttcattggaatcaagaatttttttattttcaattttttttaagttcagtatttattcatttccagTCGgtaatttgaatgattttacCTTTTGAAGTGCTTTAACTTAAACCGAGCGAaagttagaaatgttgccttgccaacatttaattagttttttgtatttccGTTTAACAATAATGCTTTTAACCCTTTCCCCCTCAAAAAAACACCGAATTTTCGCTTCCAGAGTTTACTGTTACAGTCTCAGAGGCACTATTATCTTCTGAATCATCTCCCGATCAAAAACACGGGCAAGGGCGACGTAGAGCAGAACACCTCTTATGTATGCATATGAAAAGTAATGTGTTCATTAACACTGACCGCATATAAAACCCCTTAATGAGTGAGTCGCCGATTCAGGAAGTGGCAGAGGACTGTGCAAGCTTTGAGGATGCTGGTGGAAGTGATCTGTCTGCTTTGATCATTGTGCAGAATAAGCTACAGATGTActagtattttataaaaacgcGATTTTTTTACCTACATTCAATTGTTGATGAAAAAGGATGCTTGAAGCTaagctagattttttttaaaatagaggGTCTGTCTCTTTATTTTGACATGTTGCCTGTTCAGGTATTAATGCTTAATGCTTGCACTGACTTTATTAgctaagttttatttaattgcctTACGTCAGTTACTGGCTAACAGACTGATTGTCTTTTATCCTCGTCCTCTCGTTCGTCTCCAGCGATCATCATCGGTCCGTACGGACAGCCCCTGACCGTCTACCCCTGCATGCTGTGCGGCAAGAAGTTCAAATCCCGCGGCTTCCTCAAGCGCCACACTCGTAACCACCACCAGGACGTGTTGAGTCGCAAAAGTACCAGTGCACGGACTGCGACTTCACCACCAACAAAAAGCCAGTCTGCACAACCACATGGAGGTGCACGCGCTCAGCAACAAAGCGCCGTTCGAATGCGAGACCTGCGGGAAAGAGTTCCACCAGCAGGCGGCGCTCTTCTCGCACCGCTCCAGCACCACCACCAGGAGCAGAAGTCCCCACGCCATCGCTCGCCGCTCTCTCGCCGCCGCCACCAAGACTCACAAGTGCAAGTTTTGCGACACGAGACCGCCGAGCAGGGGCTGCTGAACCGCCACCTGCTGGCCGCAGGCACAGCAAGAGCTTCCCGCACATCTGCGTGGAGTGCGCAAGGGTTTCCGCACCGCCGGGAGCTGAAGAAACACATGCGCACGCGCACACCGCGGCGAACTCGATTGCATGTACTCGCGACACAAATCGCCGACTCGGCCCAACCTGAAGACGCACGCGAAGACGGCACAGCCGCGAGCTGCCGTCGCTGGCGCGAAGCGCTGCGCCAGACCTTCGGCGAGGAAGACGAAGCTCACGCAGCGCGCCACGCACGAGGACGCCGGGACACCAGTGCAGCCACTGCGACCACCGCAGCTCAAACTCCAGCGACTTGAAGCGCCACGCCATTTCGCGGCACACGAAAAGACTACCCGCATAAATGCGCCGCTGGCGCGCAAAGGCTTCCACC
This genomic interval from Puntigrus tetrazona isolate hp1 chromosome 5, ASM1883169v1, whole genome shotgun sequence contains the following:
- the LOC122345434 gene encoding LOW QUALITY PROTEIN: zinc finger Y-chromosomal protein 1 (The sequence of the model RefSeq protein was modified relative to this genomic sequence to represent the inferred CDS: inserted 14 bases in 10 codons; deleted 7 bases in 6 codons; substituted 1 base at 1 genomic stop codon) produces the protein MDEEVTRLALRSQEPKIILHGSDEGGAGEEEEEEEEEYVVELQETVLVSEVEGEAASVQGFSSDELVIQDAVEDVVAEYVHCDDDEGVAVETCVMSLEGEEEEEDGVAMAEMTEDVLVTEGRDPEHDSDGCGDYLMISSLFFPLXWDDAGKMVSGDGEEVTVEGAIDDQEVEKDEDGQEVIKVYIFKADSGEDDLGETVDLGESEAVTLAEPVVRPLREKMVYMSVGDAHHTQTDGGSKLSDEVYMEVVVGGEEPVPHDRPYDSTALSKDFMPVAWAAAYAGADEGCENRTSGAARRYTLTQSDALDKLNXQHGKNKRRAEPDRSKQVPEAIIIGPYGQPLTVYPCMLCGKKFKSRGFLKRHTRNHHQDVLSRXKYQCTDCDFTTNKKXSLHNHMEVHALSNKAPFECETCGKEFHQQAALFSHRXQHHHQEQKSPRHRSPLSXAAATKTHKCKFCDXETAEQGLLNRHLLAAHSKSFPHICVECXQGFPHRRELKKHMRTAHRGELDCMYSRHKSPTRPNLKTHAKTAQPRAAVAGAKRCARPSARKTKLTQRATHEDAXGHQCSHCDHRSSNSSDLKRHAISRHTKDYPHKCAAGAKGFHRPSELKKHSAPRKAKKLHQCRHCNFKIADPSFLSRHILSAHTKEQQQXAEAQSRRPPHAGVAAASPPTEKPAPKRTIGAAQLAAPAVKKAGGGSKGPRERRVYQCQYCDYSTGDASGFKRHVISIHTKDYPRRCQYCSXGLPRPSEKNQHIMRHHKDMVPAE